A window from Culex pipiens pallens isolate TS chromosome 3, TS_CPP_V2, whole genome shotgun sequence encodes these proteins:
- the LOC120414341 gene encoding E3 ubiquitin-protein ligase Iruka isoform X2 translates to MEALVENAASPAARFYCHSCSVEIDRVSSDFTCPHCSQGFIEELPAVNNPPSPPPVPPEQDSNDFINPQAIRLASEIFSNSILSPLLLSTSGPRDSDSDGAVSLGDVVGGDAGGGGPTAVRVLGRHRNRGRRGIQNVNNLDNILREILISVADGANGGVGGTPMFFMGNPADYAWGREGLDTIVTQLLNQMDNTGPPPLEKEKIAEIPKVTISAEQVDMKLQCSVCWEDFQIDEVVRKLTCAHVYHETCIIPWLELHGTCPICRKSLAPEQQPDEQRGLAAAANAVANTLTRAAAGDSNGPTPAGSTSGGGAAASSSSNSGTGGGGAAGSSNSRYRDDDGNIDYEFD, encoded by the exons ATGGAAGCGCTGGTCGAGAACGCGGCCAGTCCGGCGGCGCGATTCTACTGCCACTCTTGCTCGGTGGAAATCGATCGTGTTTCGTCG gaTTTCACCTGTCCACACTGCTCGCAAGGTTTCATCGAGGAGCTACCGGCGGTTAACAATCCGCCCTCGCCACCGCCGGTTCCGCCCGAGCAGGATTCGAACGATTTTATCAATCCACAGGCAATAAGATTAGCTAGCGAGATCTTTAGCAACAGTATTCTGTCGCCGTTGCTGCTTTCGACCAGTGGTCCACGGGACTCGGATTCGGACGGGGCCGTTTCGTTGGGCGATGTCGTGGGAGGAGATGCGGGCGGTGGAGGTCCTACGGCGGTGCGGGTTCTGGGCCGGCACCGCAATCGTGGCCGTCGCGGCATTCAGAACGTTAACAACTTGGACAATATTCTGCGCGAGATACTGATATCGGTGGCGGACGGCGCAAACGGTGGAGTTGGAGGGACGCCAATGTTCTTCATGGGAAATCCGGCGGATTACGCGTGGGGCCGGGAGGGACTGGACACGATCGTGACACAGCTGCTCAACCAAATGGACAACACCGGTCCGCCACCGCTGGAGAAGGAGAAGATTGCCGAAATTCCCAAGGTCACGATCAGCGCCGAACAGGTCGACATGAAGCTGCAGTGTTCCGTGTGCTGGGAGGATTTCCAGATCGACGAAGTGGTCCGGAAGCTGACCTGTGCG CACGTTTACCACGAGACTTGCATCATCCCCTGGCTGGAGCTGCACGGAACGTGCCCAATCTGCCGCAAGAGTCTGGCCCCGGAGCAGCAACCGGACGAGCAGCGAGGACTGGCCGCCGCTGCCAACGCCGTGGCCAACACGCTGA CGCGTGCGGCGGCCGGCGATTCCAACGGTCCGACGCCGGCCGGCTCGACTTCCGGTGGCGGGGCGGCGGCGTCGTCCAGCAGTAATAGCGGAACGGGAGGTGGCGGAGCTGCGGGATCGTCAAACAGCAGGTATCGGGATGACGATGGCAACATCGATTACGAGTTTGACTAG
- the LOC120414341 gene encoding E3 ubiquitin-protein ligase Iruka isoform X1, which translates to MEALVENAASPAARFYCHSCSVEIDRVSSDFTCPHCSQGFIEELPAVNNPPSPPPVPPEQDSNDFINPQAIRLASEIFSNSILSPLLLSTSGPRDSDSDGAVSLGDVVGGDAGGGGPTAVRVLGRHRNRGRRGIQNVNNLDNILREILISVADGANGGVGGTPMFFMGNPADYAWGREGLDTIVTQLLNQMDNTGPPPLEKEKIAEIPKVTISAEQVDMKLQCSVCWEDFQIDEVVRKLTCAHVYHETCIIPWLELHGTCPICRKSLAPEQQPDEQRGLAAAANAVANTLRSLHSDAFPGAGASQSSSSSVDEGGPSTSSLHIDFREPLLSFTARAAAGDSNGPTPAGSTSGGGAAASSSSNSGTGGGGAAGSSNSRYRDDDGNIDYEFD; encoded by the exons ATGGAAGCGCTGGTCGAGAACGCGGCCAGTCCGGCGGCGCGATTCTACTGCCACTCTTGCTCGGTGGAAATCGATCGTGTTTCGTCG gaTTTCACCTGTCCACACTGCTCGCAAGGTTTCATCGAGGAGCTACCGGCGGTTAACAATCCGCCCTCGCCACCGCCGGTTCCGCCCGAGCAGGATTCGAACGATTTTATCAATCCACAGGCAATAAGATTAGCTAGCGAGATCTTTAGCAACAGTATTCTGTCGCCGTTGCTGCTTTCGACCAGTGGTCCACGGGACTCGGATTCGGACGGGGCCGTTTCGTTGGGCGATGTCGTGGGAGGAGATGCGGGCGGTGGAGGTCCTACGGCGGTGCGGGTTCTGGGCCGGCACCGCAATCGTGGCCGTCGCGGCATTCAGAACGTTAACAACTTGGACAATATTCTGCGCGAGATACTGATATCGGTGGCGGACGGCGCAAACGGTGGAGTTGGAGGGACGCCAATGTTCTTCATGGGAAATCCGGCGGATTACGCGTGGGGCCGGGAGGGACTGGACACGATCGTGACACAGCTGCTCAACCAAATGGACAACACCGGTCCGCCACCGCTGGAGAAGGAGAAGATTGCCGAAATTCCCAAGGTCACGATCAGCGCCGAACAGGTCGACATGAAGCTGCAGTGTTCCGTGTGCTGGGAGGATTTCCAGATCGACGAAGTGGTCCGGAAGCTGACCTGTGCG CACGTTTACCACGAGACTTGCATCATCCCCTGGCTGGAGCTGCACGGAACGTGCCCAATCTGCCGCAAGAGTCTGGCCCCGGAGCAGCAACCGGACGAGCAGCGAGGACTGGCCGCCGCTGCCAACGCCGTGGCCAACACGCTGA GATCTCTTCACTCCGATGCGTTCCCCGGTGCCGGCGCGAGCCAGTCGTCCTCGTCGTCCGTGGACGAGGGTGGCCCCTCCACGTCTAGTCTACACATTGATTTCAGAGAGCCACTGCTTTCGTTTACAGCGCGTGCGGCGGCCGGCGATTCCAACGGTCCGACGCCGGCCGGCTCGACTTCCGGTGGCGGGGCGGCGGCGTCGTCCAGCAGTAATAGCGGAACGGGAGGTGGCGGAGCTGCGGGATCGTCAAACAGCAGGTATCGGGATGACGATGGCAACATCGATTACGAGTTTGACTAG